GTGACTCCGACGCCACCCCCAGCCCCGGCCCCAGCGCCGGCTACATCGACCGGCAAGTGCCCCGTGGACACACTGAAGCTACTTGCGTGCGTGGACGTGCTCAATGGGCTGTTGCACGCGGTGATCGGCAGTAGCGCCAGGAATACATGCTGCCCGCTGCTGTCCGGCGTTGCCGACCTCGACGCTGCTCTCTGCCTTTGCACCACCATCAAGGTCAAGGCCCTCAACATCAACCTCATGCTGCCC
This sequence is a window from Triticum dicoccoides isolate Atlit2015 ecotype Zavitan unplaced genomic scaffold, WEW_v2.0 scaffold145296, whole genome shotgun sequence. Protein-coding genes within it:
- the LOC119343898 gene encoding 36.4 kDa proline-rich protein-like, producing the protein PTPPPAPAPAPATSTGKCPVDTLKLLACVDVLNGLLHAVIGSSARNTCCPLLSGVADLDAALCLCTTIKVKALNINLMLPIAIEVLVNQCGKRVPKDFRCPN